A genomic stretch from Oreochromis aureus strain Israel breed Guangdong linkage group 17, ZZ_aureus, whole genome shotgun sequence includes:
- the LOC116325084 gene encoding urokinase plasminogen activator surface receptor-like, with the protein MMKLILSLTLFCAICRTAGALQCLTCKDVTCLTTNPVMCTIEKACVTASILVTSSGIKVPQIIRGCAPDFACPVLGSQTYSANLGILSAAASVECCNKNDCNLNILPVPADQSENNLKCFSCDPGSTQCNSTVKCSGVENRCFQAFVPSGISTSVPVKGCMSENICTAVSNLSSLPVLNLGNVSCCDNNLCNTALTTTTTFIYLLFGLIYIIY; encoded by the exons ATGATGAAGCTGATTCTTTCCCTGACTCTCTTCTGCGCAATCTGCAGAACAG cGGGAGCCCTTCAGTGTTTAACCTGCAAAGATGTGACATGTTTAACTACAAACCCAGTTATGTGCACTATAGAGAAGGCCTGCGTGACAGCTTCTATTCTAG TGACATCATCTGGAATTAAGGTACCACAAATCATCAGGGGTTGTGCACCAGACTTCGCGTGTCCAGTCTTAGGCTCTCAGACATATTCAGCAAACCTGGGTATTTTGAGTGCAGCTGCATCTGTTGAATGCTGCAACAAAAACGACTGCAACTTAAATATTTTGCCTG TCCCTGCAGATCAGAGCGAGAACAATCTGAAGTGTTTTTCATGTGACCCCGGCTCCACTCAGTGTAACTCTACAGTGAAGTGTAGTGGAGTAGAGAATCGCTGCTTTCAAGCATTTG TGCCATCAGGTATCAGCACTTCAGTTCCAGTCAAGGGCTGCATGTCTGAAAACATCTGTACAGCAGTGTCCAACCTGTCAAGTCTCCCTGTCTTGAATCTTGGGAACGTCAGCTGTTGTGATAACAATTTGTGTAATACTGctctaacaacaacaacaacattcatCTATCTTCTATTTGGACTCATCTATATTATCTATTag